CCGAGTTCGCGGCCCGGATGGCCGGCGAGCCGTACACCGGGGGCGGCATCCGGACCACGGTCGGCTCGACCCGGGCGGCCTCCGACGACGACCTGCGGGACACCGTGGGGCGGCTGCGCGAGGAGGCGATGCGGCAGGGCACCACCACCATGGAGATCAAGAGTGGGTACGGCCTGACCGTCGCCGACGAGGCCCGCTCGCTGCGGATCGCCGCCGAGGTGACCGCCGAGACCACCTTCCTCGGCGCGCACGTCGTCCCTGCCGAGTACGCCGGCCGGCCCGACGACTACGTGGGGCTGGTCTGCGGGCCGATGCTCACCGCCGCCGCGCCGTACGCCCGCTGGGTGGACGTGTTCTGCGAGCGGGGCGCGTTCGACGCCGACCACGCGCGGGCGATCCTCACCGTCGGGCAGGCCGCCGGGCTGGGCCTGCGGCTGCACGCCAACCAGCTCGGCCCGGGGCCGGGGGTGCGGCTCGGGGTGGAGTTGGGGGCGGCCAGCGTCGACCACTGCACCCACCTGTCCGACGCCGACGTCGACGCGCTGGCCGGTGCGGCAGACGCCGACGATCCGACCGTGGCGACCCTGCTGCCGGGGGCGGAGTTCTCCACCCGGTCGCCGTACCCGGACGCCCGGCGGCTGCTCGACGCGGGGGTGACCGTGGCGCTGGCCACCGACTGCAACCCCGGATCGTCGTACACCTCGTCGATGCCGTTCTGCGTCGCGCTGGCCGTCCGTGAGATGCGGATGACCCCGGCGGAGGCGGTCTGGGCCGCGACGGCCGGCGGCGCCCGGGCGTTGCGCCGCGCCGACGTCGGGCTGCTGCGCCCCGGCGTACGGGCCGACCTGATGATCCTCGACGCCCCCTCTCACCTGCACCTGGCCTACCGGCCGGGTGTCCCACT
Above is a window of Micromonospora rifamycinica DNA encoding:
- the hutI gene encoding imidazolonepropionase, which produces MSSLLVDNIGELVTNVPAAGGEGPLGLRRGVALLVEAGRVVWIGPARYAPAADRRIDAEGGAVLPGFVDSHAHLVFAGDRAAEFAARMAGEPYTGGGIRTTVGSTRAASDDDLRDTVGRLREEAMRQGTTTMEIKSGYGLTVADEARSLRIAAEVTAETTFLGAHVVPAEYAGRPDDYVGLVCGPMLTAAAPYARWVDVFCERGAFDADHARAILTVGQAAGLGLRLHANQLGPGPGVRLGVELGAASVDHCTHLSDADVDALAGAADADDPTVATLLPGAEFSTRSPYPDARRLLDAGVTVALATDCNPGSSYTSSMPFCVALAVREMRMTPAEAVWAATAGGARALRRADVGLLRPGVRADLMILDAPSHLHLAYRPGVPLVRQVLHNGVPQCRL